The following coding sequences lie in one Oryza brachyantha chromosome 10, ObraRS2, whole genome shotgun sequence genomic window:
- the LOC102709598 gene encoding translation initiation factor IF-2, with product MEFLALLLLVSNSLLLPSLGLAVSGQEAHGVARLHERPSPAGARVSVAQAELAMVASSVLGAESWLRAHVLARYPSNHITAIAVGRGVSCGGYGQEQLRVARAAKNLHHALVRWGLVGDIKIDASSASCVEEGGALKRRLYGMHHLPPPSVTSPPPPGVPLSFAPNSPPEVVPSVPPAGAAPPSTPVVAPAPASPPPMAMPATPPDAAGGMAPSVMPAPCLAAPPAVAAMSPPPLSGEGGNGGGGLWCVAKPTVPLDRLQEAMDYACSQDGVDCQEVSAGGSCFYPDTIAAHASYAFNSYWQKMKRIGGSCGFGGAAVLINSDPSYLQCRFMLS from the exons ATGGAGTTCTTggcgctgctcctcctcgtctccaACTCTCTCTTGCTCCCTTCCTTGGGTCTTGCTG TTTCAGGTCAAGAAGCACATGGGGTGGCTCGCCTCCATGAGCGGCCATCTCCGGCAGGTGCGCGTGTATCGGTCGCTCAAGCGGAGCTCGCCATGGTGGCCTCCTCGGTTCTTGGGGCGGAGTCGTGGCTCAGGGCGCATGTCCTGGCGCGCTACCCCTCCAACCACAtcaccgccatcgccgtcggccgtGGCGTCTCCTGCGGCGGCTATGGCCAAGAGCAGCTCCGCGTCGCGCGCGCCGCCAAGAACCTGCACCACGCCCTCGTGCGCTGGGGCCTCGTCGGGGACATCAAGATCGACGCTTCCTCTGCCTCGTGcgtggaggagggaggggcgcTGAAGAGGAGGCTGTACGGCATGCAccacctgccgccgccgtcggtgacgagtccgccgccgcccggcgtgCCGTTGTCCTTCGCGCCCAACTCGCCTCCGGAAGTTGTCCCATCGGTTCCACCCGCAGGCGCTGCGCCGCCGAGCACGCCGGTGGTTGCGCCTGCGCCAGCAAGCCCACCACCCATGGCGATGCCGGCGACCCCGCCCGACGCGGCTGGCGGCATGGCGCCGTCTGTAATGCCGGCACCGTGCTTGGCGGCtccaccggcggtggcggcaatgtcgccgccaccgttgtCCGGCGAGGGAGGcaatggcggtggcgggcTGTGGTGCGTGGCGAAGCCGACCGTGCCCTTGGACAGGTTGCAGGAGGCGATGGACTACGCGTGCAGCCAGGACGGAGTGGACTGCCAGGAGGTCTCGGCCGGGGGAAGCTGCTTCTACCCGGACACCATTGCGGCGCATGCGTCGTATGCGTTCAACAGCTATTGGCAGAAGATGAAGCGAATTGGTGGGAGCTGCGGCTTCGGTGGTGCTGCTGTGCTCATCAATTCTGACCCAA GTTATCTGCAATGTCGCTTCATGTTGAGTTGA